From the genome of Nicotiana tabacum cultivar K326 chromosome 2, ASM71507v2, whole genome shotgun sequence:
ATAAAATGACAGTGTATTCATTTTGTAATTTTGTGTTTTGAGTCTTGATTCAGAGGCACACGACAAGTCCCTAAATAATTTCATGTGAAGCTCagtgtgcatttgtttgctttaAGGATGAGATAAAGGGCAAACAAAGGCCAAGAAAGAAGCATATTATAGAGTTTGCAGAGCTAAATTGCAAACTATATATATGGTGTCAAAAATTGTTCATACACACATATTTAAACGTGACTTATTGTTCATACAACCACTAATTTCAATAAAAATATTGTGTTTCTGATCAAACTTTATATGCATAAACAAGAAAATTTTCATCTACTAAATCGACTAAATTTATAAAAAGTATTATTTCTACTTTTACTAATAATTTTAATAACCACGCGAAGCGCGAATAAATTCACTAGTTAATCTAACTATATGTAGATTGAAAGGGTGTACTtgctaattttaaaaaaatatttttattttactttttaatcaCATTCAATCAAGAGAATTAGATTAAATTGGACAAAACTTATTCGGTTTGGCCATCACGTTTTTATTTATGAACCATAAATTGTGTACATcgaactaaattaatttaaaagcggACCGAATCGACTAAATGTACACCCTAATTCAATCTCTTTCCCTATTGAtcagtttattttaaaatatgGGCGCTCGTAGAtatcaaatcctggatccgcctgaATCTGCCTCTGGCAAGACCAATCCCTAATAATTAAGTACAGACCTTTCAATTGCTCACATAGGAAAGACCAAAGGTTGCATTTCCCTAATAATTAAGTACAGACCTTTTAGTTTGCTCTTTATTAAGAACTATATAAGTTTTCCCGGTCAGACTTTCTGAGTACTAATCGCTTCTACTCTCCATTTGCAACTCAAAGAGAATAGAGAAATAGGAAGCAGTTAAGTCACCTAAAGGTTCTCTCTTTTCAGTAATTTATCTTTGTGCATAATCATAGTAAACTCTGAAGTGTTAACAATCTATATGCATGTAATATTTGGTTCAGTTGActgttattttcttcttctttccactATCTTGATCaagttttcttaaaattttacGTGATTTTAGGATTACTACTTCGTAATTGGCCAAGATGAGCTATTTGTGAAAttgttgttatatgtgatttaacTGTAGTCATGCTTCACATCTTGAGCACACATCTGCACTTTTATTTATTACACGCATTCTTTGATTGATGATGTATCTGATTGATACATTCTTGGAAGCAGAGGCGGACCTATGTTATATAACGAGGGGGTACATGTTCAGCAAAAATTTCAGTGATATATTAGTAAtgacacctatatatatataaagcaaatTTTAGTTCAATATACAAATGTGCACCCGCTACATAAAAGTGGACTGATGGATATTCTTGTTTTGTCATTAGGTTGTTAATTTAAGGGGAAAGTCATGGAAAAGGCAAACATTTGCTTGAAGCTGTTGGTTGATAGCAAAGCTCATAGAGTTCTGTTTGCTGAAATTGGAAAAGACTTCGTTGATTTCTTATTTAACCTACTCAAATTACCAATTGGGTATTTTGTTGGGCAGCCTAGTATTAAATCCGTGTTTGGTTCTCTTGGCAACATAATCCCGATTATGAAGAACTCTGGTGCTAATTACAtgcaacttaatgaacttgataatGTCCAGGATATTATGACATGGATGATCACAGATAATCTCTTCGTTACACCATCTTCTGCAGCTTCTGCGATCCCCGTGTTAAAAGCATTAAAGCCCCAACCCCAAGTTGATGCATTTGAAGAAAGGATGATTGATTTTCAGATCAGTGATTTGGTAGGGCGCCATTTGCTtctgttgtcttattgtcttgttgttgatattgtttgttTATTGCTTCATTTTTACTATTCTTGAGCCGAAGTTCTATCGGAAATAAGGTTTGTGTACACATTACATTTCCCAGAACCCACTTGTGCGATTTCACCGgatttattgttgttgctgtgatTTGGTAGTGCGATCTTCGTGTCTTTGAATATCACTTGCCTTCATTTTATATAAAATGACAAACCAGATGATTAGCACACCCATTAAGAAAATCATTTACTAGCCAGCATATATAATAAAAGAATTTGACTAAACTATCCTTATTTCTCGGTTAAATGAATAATTAATGACTATATACCTTTTTGAAGTAGTAAGGGTGGAATTGAAAAAAACAAACCTTTCAAATACTTTTGTCGaaattatttttgtataattCCCCCTCTTCTGTATTGTTTGATTTGTAGGACATGATTAAtgttttatctttttgttttttcaacCAAATCTAGGAGCACGAGTTCTTGCTGGTTTCTTTGAAGTCAAAAACAGTTCTAACTGACGTTTTTCTTCGGCAGACAGGTTGGAGAAAATCCAAAGATGGTTAGTAATTCTTTTCATTTGGTTGCAAATTGATGTTTGTAATGGTATTATAGGTTTGACATTTGCATCATTAGCTAGAGTTATACATAAAGTTAATCTGCATGCATGGTATGTTTGTCAACAAATTGAATGGGAAAAAAATCCATTTAAGGAAACCAGTACTACTAATTGTCAATTGACCACCGGAGATTCCGAATTTATACTTGATGAGTTTTTTAGCCTAGGGTGATATGTACACAGCCTTTGATAaaaaggtgtggaggtcgagaattaagaTTGAAGGTTGACAGGTAGTCGTGAGTTTCCCCTAGGCTTACCAAGTAATATTAGTTCTATACTTATATTTTCTTATTCATGGCTCTTTATTTCTACATgtaaaaacttgttgcgaccaaacacactcacgcaagtatacgcggtcgtcaagtaataaagtgactcaaagtcggatgtcgaacccacgaggacttatgattagctattaactaaattagcctatcttaattatctaaataagaattaaatctaaaaatattttattctaactaattaaataagaaaaatataaataataaactttgaacagaggaagagcagattttaatgatatcaatgtaatgaaaacgatctagggttatgggctatctaacaatcctattgtattcttcaattgaattgaccgactaatttatctagcttattggttgacagggttaatattgctcataagaatctgtcgagttcttactcgcctattcaagctaacctaacgcctatatgtctatggagttagaatcaacaagaacgcatttataattcctgtaaatcaaccaagcaaggcaattaggtatatgtctatcctaaccacgaatccgttccccgatgcccgagttcaagaacttgccctactcaatcctatatgcaatatagaattcccactttcgagttcaattctagattcgtagataatattcaattggtgatcaagcaattaaataattaagcgcaagattgaataaataaactaatatgataaatcaagaagtcaaaatcaatatccgaataacaatagtcatgaaagaaccataaccctagaacgtgaagtttagctccccatagacatggtagccaaacaacaaatcatataaagaaacataaaaattactaagtttggtgggagaaagatgaaacttgatgaattccggcctccacagctttttcctggctttttccctcttcccaatatgttcgataacctaaaagaggcgtttttagcttatatattgcgtacaaaagtcgtgggccaaagctctcccattcctagtccaattcggcttcagggattgatgctaaggtggatgcgacgcatccaccttgtcctccatttcaatttttgcctgcgaaggcggatgcgacgcatccaccttgtcctctatttctcagcttcgcatgcgatggtcgacgcgacgcatccagcttcacttctacttcccagtttcgcacgcgatggcggacgcgatggcacaacttcactgctaaggttgcatgcaggatgatgttttcctaggttggatgcgacgcatccaacccttcttcctctagctaaaccaccttttcttcatattttgtactccgaacaccttaaatcgtcacacataacttaattagtcatcaaaccaataattacaccatgttgggtgttttaaagattaaataacatcaaaaagtggttaaagcatgggtaaagtaacattaacacatatcgaaatatgccaaacatcactaccccacacttaaacctttgttcgtcctcgaataaaccatcatatagtagacgaaacaaaattaaactcttatcgttcaaagcacactgcacctatgaccgtggttatttgctacaattaggctctagactatgcatcaacacacttcccttttcttatgcccttctttaaacatattcgaacaaagacaacatgctcacaacaatcctaacctcaaaaaccgactcaatgtcacaatgcactcatggcttgaacaaccaacatcatagagaagtctaataacgttacctatccctcgtgaaaccatgtgccctcacaacaaaagcaaagagagtagaatcaatccacacattcgaatctcatgctcacaaagaaaatcgctcattCTCACAAAAAGAAGTCGCATGCATgcagttggtaccataggcttacccttaatgtaaatctctactaatgtaagctcgctcgatctaaaatcaattaggacttttttcatggttgtaatgtgggctaagggacgggtaggatatattttaggaatagtgactcaacttcctaagcactttaacacatcatcaaataacttaagcgcaaattcttcaacaccacttcaatttcacaaataatatcaccccaacaatattttctctttctttaagcactactttaattcatacccactagcaagaataagacaacaatttattcctctatatttttctttcttttttttttttctttttcgctagtggcgtattattttacaaaataagtgcacccttttttctttcattggttccactcaaaagtcaccccacacttagtcccttcttacttcttttagcgctcatctacaattaaagtgctttaagaggtaaaaggatcaaaacaatgtcaattaagaataaaaagggtataggcttgtaatgtgggtaccaaataaaaggtctacaggctcaaaaagggttaactagggatagattttatttgtgataagcaataagctcaaaaagatcaaagaaagcctaaaatcatttttcaaaccgagcatcacctaaaatttcgcttcaactcacataccgggcaagttctagacacaagtacattacatggactacacaaaaacctcaccacacatggcacatgactcgctaaggacggtcacattccgactctcaaacaatgcaagtattcactgagcaacgagatattaagtattaaacacaaggtgaacataagtcatgtaaacgagacataggcgccacaaaacatgctatccaatttaacaaggcatcatcaataatttcagagtgagaagggaagatattacatatgtaaaagcttaaatatgccagtatcaaccaagtcaaggtcacctaggttcatcattctttctccttttattccctacattcctactctactctaaaaagaaaacaaaattacccggttcaaactacatcccatggaaaagaaccgaggcacaaagaaaaaccacaggggattattactacctaaagaaagctaaaagatatattttggatttttgtttagactttaatccctcaagaaaactgtctaggagatcaatcgtcgggaaaagtccaatttttctactttttcgttttttttttttcacaaaagctactacacttaagaatgagtactacaactaagctaaaatagcacagaaacttatccaaacgatctcctcaccccacacttaaaattttgcaatgtcctcaatgcacattataaataataagagggtaaacgagactccctggtaggccaaaggccgaagcaatagcggctcacgaggtactcagacttcccccaggcatcgtcctttgtgtgggcaccccacacttagtcctcaccatctagctcacttttgcactcttctaatggctttgcttcctatgctcataatcctacaaaacaaaaataaatactacaaaataataaaaataaaataaaataaaaagtaaacaaaaataaaagaaagcagtaacgctgggttgcctcccaacaagcgcctgatttaacgtagcggcacgacgtgaaccactttttgcctccacctcgaacttatgaattgagcccctaattTGGCTTCCAGTTTTCTATTATGCTCCCGAGGCGGTGAGACACATTTAATTGGGCCAAGCAACCAATATCGCATTTTACACTTCTTGGCCTTCGGATGAGGTATGTAATTTTGTCTCTCTGGCACGACAAATTCAAGAATGTAAGCACCCCGTTCCTCATCCattggctcctccaaaggctcagatgactcgatttccatgtcatcatccaagcacaattttgaaaaatgtatggaaTGGGGACCAATACACCCTaactttagaattgtattactctttacatcctcatatgtacaAACACTAGAGTCTtcacatataatattatttacttcctcacatgactctagagtgCTTTCCTCGACATGGACATCATCAATACAAGTATGGACGAATGATTTACTCTCcccttttagctcctcaatttggcgtataagctccttttcagcttcacacaactcagaactattttgttgggcgttagacgcatcaacctttgcaattAATTTAGCTCCCAAGTCGTGAATATCAGTGCCAAAATTTTCAATCTCCTGTCCCAGTTCAGCTCTTCCTTCTATAAAGTGTCTCGTCCTATCAGTAATTTCctcacgttgagcctcatatatttctaacttttcagctTGTTCCACTAGCCatgtttggctcaaaatctccactttttcaaaattttccttttcttgaaactcgctctcttcattcaattcttccatattggccttcattcttgtgattgctgccctcattcttttcatatcttttttgagttcatcctgttgctctgctacttgcctcagaatatccctaatatatgcatcaggctccatatcctgcacttcattgcccctatcaaactcagaaatatcattagaaagatcataataagggctcagagaaggatgaacaaaattaggacaaccatcccaatggccatcttgaccaccacacatattacaaatattccacttgaaggattgagattgtgcgcacaactcgtTCCCGagaacattctgacaatttttccaccagtggggtcctccacaatatggacaaggatcatcaaaataagaataaccatcattcgaacaatttttattccaagatgccatgctaaaataaaaaatactaactaaaataaaataataaaaaacacatgaatagaaaaaaaatgtctaatctagaaaaatagcaaatttctaagtccccggcaacggcgccaaaaacttgttgcgaccaaacacactcacgcaagtatacgcggtcgtcaagtaataaagtgactcaaagtcggatgtcgaacccacgaggacttatgattagctattaactaaattagcctatcttaattatctaaataagaattaaatctaaaaatattttattctaactaattaaataagaaaaatataaataataaactttgaacagaggaagagcagattttaatgatatcaatgtaatgaaaacgatctagggttatgggctatctaacaatcctattgtattcttcaattgaattgaccgactaatttatctagcttattggttgacagggttaatattgctcataagaatctgtcgagttcttactcgcctattcaagctaacctaacgcctatatgtctatggagttagaatcaacaagaacgcatttataattcctgtaaatcaaccaagcaaggcaattaggtatatgtctatcctaaccacgaatccgttccccgatgcccgagttcaagaacttgccctactcaatcctatatgcaatatagaattcccactttcgagttcaattctagattcgtagataatattcaattggtgatcaagcaattaaataattaagcgcaagattgaataaataaactaatatgataaatcaagaagtcaaaatcaatatccgaataacaatagtcatgaaagagccataaccctagaacgtgaagtttagctccccatagacatggtagccaaacaacaaatcatataaagaaacataaaaattactaagtttggtgggagaaagatgaaacttgatgaattccggcctccacagctttttcctggctttttccctcttcccaatatgttcgataacctaaaagaggcgtttttagcttatatattgcgtacaaaagtcgtgggccaaagctctcccattcctagtccaattcggcttcagggattgatgctaaggtggatgcgacgcatccaccttgtcctccatttcaatttttgcctgcgaaggcggatgcgacgcatccaccttgtcctctatttctcagcttcgcatgcgatggtggacgcgacgcatccagcttcacttctacttcccagtttcgcacgcgatggcggacgcgatggcacaacttcactgctaaggttgcatgcaggatgatgttttcctaggttggatgcgacgcatccaacccttcttcctctagctaaaccaccttttcttcatattttgtactccgaacaccttaaatcgtcacacataacttaattagtcatcaaaccaataattacaccatgttgggtgttttaaagattaaataacatcaaaaagtggttaaagcatgggtaaagtaacattaacacatatcgaaatatgccaaacatcacgtATCATTCGCTTTCGTTACCGTATtaccttgttgttgttgagttcATTTTTTAGCATTGAATGCATTGTACATAAGTGTCTCTGTTTCATGTCGAAATTAATGGATTCGATTGACCAATATTCAAAAGTTCCATCCTATTCTCCCGGGTTAAAATCACTACCAACATTCAACCATCTCATTCCTTTCCACCACGTAGTCAAAGTcggattcaagatttaaattttacgggttcaacttttaaaggttttagcattgaacccattatatttttaaagttatgggttcatatatattttatatttttaaaattttaaacttttacatataaatttttactccgcgtcgaaagtAAAAACACAACATCTGCCCATGCATGCAGTAGaaccttttttttaatttaaaagtaTTACTTATTCAGAATTTGAATCAATAGAAGCCTTATTTGTTAAGTTTTTGGCAGGACAAAACTGCAGCGTGAAACTTATAGTTGACAATAAAGCCAAAAGAGTCATCTTTGCTGAAGTTGGAAATGACTTCTTTTGTTTCCTGATCAGCTTACTTCAACTTCCAATTGTAACTGTTATCAACCGAACAATTAGTGATAGAAGGATAAGAACTATGGTTGGCTCTATTGGAAATATATACAGAAGTGTTAAAAATCTAGACGAAGCCTACATGCACCCCAATCAAACAAAGGATGAGCTCCTATTGGCAAGTGGATCAAAATCTTGGTCTAAATCCTTGCAATTATTGCACGGTAAATTTTTTCTCTCTATGCATCTGGTGTCTGAAATTCACTGTTCTGGTTAGTTAGTTTTTTGTCGGATCAGTAGTATtcccttcgtttcaatttatgtgaatctatttgatTGGACAATGAATTTAAGAAATGAtgacttttaaaattttataatatttgtgtgactatagTTCTTTGTAGGTAAAAGGACAGTCTGGTACACTAAGCTCCCACTATACGCGGAGTCCGGGGAAGGGCTAGATCACAAGGTCTATTGTAAAAGTATGTGTGACTATAAATGTTTCTCATCGAGGGtaaaattggaagtttaagttacATTATTTTCAATTTAAGaaagggttttttcttctttaacGGACCAGAAgagaaatagattcacataaactcGAAATGAGAGGATTTAGTATCtatgcttttgtttttttttcttcttcttcttatcactATCACAAATACTTTATCTGCTTATCCTTACTgagattatttatattgtgaCAGAGCTTACAAGCATCTCTGAAGCTACTCCAAATAAGCTTTTGGACAGTGATAGGGATTGTGTTAAAGGACTAGTCATCTATATGGTAACTGATGATTTGTTAGTAAGCCCTTTATCTGTAATATCTGGCTTGTCCAGGCTCATTATGTGCAATAATCCTGTATCAACTGCTAAGCTTGAAATAAGGACTGTGGAGTTTGGTGTTAATGAGGTAAAGAAGTGAACCTCTACTTATTTATTTTTACTGTTTAGGAGGTCATTTactttaatatattttatttaagcaAATTAGACTAGTTATAAGAGTAACAAAGTTGTTGTAGGTCTTGGGATGGCAGTAGGGCAGGGCAGGGTAGGGTAGGCAGGGCAGGGTGTGACCTACTAAGCTTTTGACTTGCCTTGAGCCATTTAGCATTTTAAAGTTTTTGCCCGGTGTACTTTGTGATATTAATAGGGTGTTTGGATTGACTTTTAAGCTTGTCAAAtcaacttttaagttttttttagtttttttttagtgTTTGGCAAAGTTAAAAGGTGcttaaaataagtttaaaattgcTTAAAACAAGTCAAAAGCAATAATCTGGGCAATcccaatttattatttttttggcttAAATGTTATTTCTGCTGAAAAGACACTTTTAGACTTTCCttcattttttaactttttttttcttctcattttacAAGAttctattaaaattttataacttttgaCCTTTTTAATGAAGCTAAAAATCCTTACCTATTTTTGCCCTATCCTatttaaaaagtttgaaaaagtATTTCGACCCGCCTTGCTCTGCCCTGCACTACTTTTGTTCTGC
Proteins encoded in this window:
- the LOC142166244 gene encoding uncharacterized protein LOC142166244, with translation MEKANICLKLLVDSKAHRVLFAEIGKDFVDFLFNLLKLPIGYFVGQPSIKSVFGSLGNIIPIMKNSGANYMQLNELDNVQDIMTWMITDNLFVTPSSAASAIPVLKALKPQPQVDAFEERMIDFQISDLEHEFLLVSLKSKTVLTDVFLRQTGWRKSKDGLTFASLARVIHKVNLHAWYVCQQIEWEKNPFKETSTTNCQLTTGDSEFILDEFFSLG
- the LOC142169494 gene encoding uncharacterized protein LOC142169494; its protein translation is MVGSIGNIYRSVKNLDEAYMHPNQTKDELLLASGSKSWSKSLQLLHELTSISEATPNKLLDSDRDCVKGLVIYMVTDDLLVSPLSVISGLSRLIMCNNPVSTAKLEIRTVEFGVNEALRFVEASLRSETVLSDVFLGSNEPMLLRLTG